One Streptomyces sp. SAI-135 DNA segment encodes these proteins:
- a CDS encoding PhzF family phenazine biosynthesis isomerase, whose translation MTTNAPRPEVLRYTAFSSSPEGGNPAGVVLDASTLTDDEMLAIAAELGYSESAFLTAPPEGLEGPKGRTFRIRYFSPKAEVPFCGHATVATALALAERIGPGELVFATPAGTVPVSVAEEDGTVLATLTSVEPHLEEVSGADLAEALAALDWPAGDLDPAFPPRIAFAGARHLVLAAATRTRLAELAYDFARLEALMHRLDLTTVQLLWRESATVFHVRDPFPVGGVVEDPATGAAAAAFGAYARELGLVPEDAVLTLHQGEDLGRPGRLTVTLRPGDPRIRVAGEGTRIG comes from the coding sequence ATGACGACGAACGCGCCGCGGCCCGAGGTCCTGCGATACACCGCCTTCTCCAGCAGCCCCGAGGGCGGCAACCCCGCCGGTGTCGTACTGGACGCCTCCACCCTCACCGACGACGAGATGCTGGCCATCGCCGCCGAGCTGGGGTACTCGGAGTCGGCGTTCCTGACCGCGCCGCCGGAGGGGCTGGAGGGACCCAAGGGACGGACGTTCCGCATCCGCTACTTCAGCCCCAAGGCCGAGGTGCCGTTCTGCGGGCACGCCACCGTGGCGACCGCCCTCGCGCTGGCCGAGCGGATCGGGCCGGGCGAGCTGGTGTTCGCCACACCCGCCGGGACCGTGCCGGTGTCGGTGGCCGAGGAGGACGGGACGGTCCTGGCCACGCTCACCAGCGTCGAACCGCACCTGGAGGAGGTCTCCGGCGCCGACCTCGCGGAGGCGCTGGCCGCGCTCGACTGGCCGGCCGGCGATCTCGACCCGGCGTTCCCGCCCCGGATCGCGTTCGCCGGTGCCCGCCACCTCGTCCTGGCGGCGGCGACCCGCACACGCCTCGCGGAGCTGGCGTACGACTTCGCGCGCCTCGAAGCGCTGATGCACCGGCTGGACCTGACCACGGTCCAGTTGCTGTGGCGGGAGTCGGCCACCGTCTTCCACGTCCGTGACCCGTTCCCCGTGGGCGGTGTCGTCGAGGACCCGGCGACCGGTGCCGCCGCGGCGGCATTCGGGGCCTACGCCCGCGAACTCGGTCTCGTCCCCGAGGACGCCGTCCTCACCCTCCACCAGGGCGAGGACCTGGGCCGCCCCGGCAGGCTCACGGTGACCCTCCGGCCGGGCGACCCCCGGATCCGGGTCGCCGGCGAGGGGACCCGCATCGGCTGA
- a CDS encoding class II fructose-bisphosphate aldolase yields MPLVTTGELVTRAAAARSAVAAFNIITLEHVEAVIAAAESLDEPVVLQVSENAVKFRHGRLLPLARAAVTAAERAAVPVALHLDHVQSDDLLRRAADAGFGSVMYDAAQLPYAENLAATRAAADWAHSQGLWIEAELGEVGGKNGAPPLDAHAPGARTDPAEARAFVADSGVDALAVAIGSAHAMTERTATLDHDLLKRLSATLDVPLVLHGSSGVRDEELTAAVAGGIAKVNVGTALNLAMTGAIREFLAAHPDAVDSRTYLSAGRDAMTEAARRIIRLLGR; encoded by the coding sequence GTGCCCCTGGTCACCACCGGCGAACTCGTCACCCGTGCCGCCGCCGCCCGCTCCGCCGTCGCCGCCTTCAACATCATCACCCTGGAGCACGTCGAGGCCGTCATCGCCGCCGCCGAGTCCCTGGACGAGCCCGTCGTCCTCCAAGTCAGCGAGAACGCCGTCAAGTTCCGCCACGGCCGCCTCCTCCCCCTCGCCCGCGCCGCTGTCACCGCGGCCGAACGAGCCGCCGTACCGGTCGCGTTGCACCTCGACCACGTCCAGAGCGACGACCTGCTCCGCCGGGCGGCCGACGCCGGCTTCGGCTCGGTGATGTATGACGCAGCCCAGCTGCCCTACGCCGAGAACCTCGCCGCGACCCGGGCCGCGGCGGACTGGGCGCACTCCCAAGGGCTGTGGATCGAGGCGGAGTTGGGTGAGGTGGGCGGCAAGAACGGCGCACCCCCGCTGGACGCCCACGCCCCCGGCGCCCGCACCGACCCGGCCGAGGCCCGTGCCTTCGTCGCCGACTCCGGTGTGGACGCCCTCGCCGTGGCCATCGGCAGCGCCCACGCCATGACCGAGCGCACCGCGACCCTCGACCACGACCTCCTCAAGCGGCTCTCCGCCACCCTGGACGTCCCCCTCGTCCTGCACGGCTCCTCCGGAGTCCGCGACGAGGAACTCACCGCGGCCGTCGCGGGCGGTATCGCCAAGGTCAACGTCGGCACCGCACTGAACCTCGCCATGACCGGCGCGATCCGGGAGTTCCTGGCGGCCCACCCCGACGCGGTGGACTCGCGCACCTACCTGAGTGCGGGGCGGGACGCCATGACCGAGGCCGCCCGACGGATCATCCGGCTGCTCGGGCGGTGA
- a CDS encoding SIS domain-containing protein, with the protein MTHVEDELTSQPECWSRAAAEAAHHSGALPAPGERVAIVGCGTSYFMAQAVAALREGAGQGETDAFAASEFPHGRSYDRIVALTRSGTTTEVLDLLGQVKGRTRTTALTADPATPVTDAADEVVVLDFADERSVVQTRFATTALTLLRAHLGLHTEEVVEDARTALATPLPEGLVGCTQFTFLGRGWTVGLANEAGLKMREASLAWTEAYPAMEYRHGPISVTTRGTATWMLGEAPEGLAAQVRETGGQWVPGTLDPLAELVRVQRLAVAVAAARGLDPDRPRHLTRSVILARP; encoded by the coding sequence ATGACCCATGTCGAGGACGAGCTGACCAGCCAGCCCGAGTGCTGGAGCCGGGCGGCGGCGGAGGCGGCACACCACTCCGGCGCGCTTCCCGCACCGGGGGAGCGGGTCGCGATCGTCGGGTGCGGCACCTCGTACTTCATGGCACAGGCGGTGGCCGCACTGCGGGAGGGCGCGGGCCAGGGCGAGACGGACGCCTTCGCCGCCTCGGAGTTCCCGCACGGCCGCTCCTACGACCGGATCGTCGCCCTCACCCGGTCCGGCACGACGACCGAAGTCCTCGACCTGCTCGGGCAGGTGAAGGGGCGCACGCGCACCACGGCCCTCACCGCCGACCCCGCCACCCCGGTGACGGACGCCGCCGACGAGGTCGTCGTCCTCGACTTCGCCGACGAACGCTCCGTCGTGCAGACCAGGTTCGCGACCACCGCCCTCACCCTGCTCCGCGCCCACCTGGGCCTGCACACCGAGGAAGTCGTCGAGGACGCCCGCACCGCGCTCGCGACACCCCTGCCCGAAGGGCTCGTCGGGTGCACGCAGTTCACCTTCCTCGGCCGGGGCTGGACGGTGGGCCTGGCCAACGAGGCCGGGCTGAAGATGCGCGAGGCCTCTCTCGCCTGGACCGAGGCCTACCCGGCGATGGAGTACCGGCACGGCCCCATCAGCGTCACCACCCGCGGCACCGCCACCTGGATGCTCGGCGAGGCCCCCGAGGGGCTGGCCGCACAGGTGCGGGAGACCGGCGGACAGTGGGTCCCCGGCACCCTCGACCCGCTCGCCGAACTGGTCCGCGTGCAGCGCCTCGCGGTCGCCGTCGCCGCCGCCCGGGGCCTCGACCCGGACCGGCCCCGCCACCTCACCCGCTCGGTGATCCTCGCCCGCCCCTAG
- a CDS encoding class I SAM-dependent methyltransferase, with translation MTDSSASSASSASSVRDFYDSLAPDYHRIFGDWDASMARQAAVLGAFLGPGPLRVLDCACGIGTQAIGLALAGHRVVGSDLSPVAATRAAAEAAARGARLPTAAADMRRLPFVSSVFDVVVCADNSLAHLLTAADVAAALTGMRHVLRDGGLLLLTLRDYDEIRRTRPGAAPPQVSEGSDGRVITFQLWHWHEDGERYDQEYFQLRPGSGDDWAVRVRRTTSWALTRARLTEFVAAAGFTDVRWHEPAAVGFYQPVLTARAAG, from the coding sequence GTGACTGATTCCTCGGCCTCCTCGGCTTCCTCTGCTTCCTCGGTGCGGGACTTCTACGACTCGCTGGCTCCGGACTACCACCGGATCTTCGGGGACTGGGACGCGAGCATGGCCCGTCAGGCGGCGGTGCTGGGTGCGTTCCTGGGGCCGGGCCCCCTCCGGGTGCTGGACTGTGCGTGCGGGATCGGGACCCAGGCGATCGGGCTGGCGCTGGCCGGACACCGGGTCGTCGGCAGCGATCTCAGTCCCGTCGCGGCCACCCGCGCCGCGGCGGAGGCGGCGGCCCGCGGTGCCCGGCTGCCGACGGCCGCCGCGGACATGCGGCGACTGCCGTTCGTGTCGTCCGTGTTCGACGTGGTCGTCTGCGCCGACAACTCCCTGGCTCATCTGCTGACCGCCGCGGACGTGGCGGCCGCGCTCACGGGCATGCGGCACGTCCTGCGGGACGGGGGCCTGCTGCTGCTCACGCTCAGGGACTACGACGAGATCCGCCGGACCCGGCCCGGGGCCGCGCCCCCGCAGGTGTCGGAGGGCTCCGACGGCCGGGTGATCACCTTCCAGCTGTGGCACTGGCACGAGGACGGCGAGCGCTACGACCAGGAGTACTTCCAGCTCCGGCCCGGCTCCGGGGACGACTGGGCCGTCCGCGTCCGCCGGACGACCTCGTGGGCTCTGACGCGTGCGCGGCTGACGGAGTTCGTGGCCGCCGCCGGTTTCACCGACGTGCGCTGGCACGAGCCGGCGGCCGTCGGGTTCTACCAGCCCGTCCTCACCGCCCGAGCAGCCGGATGA
- a CDS encoding DeoR/GlpR family DNA-binding transcription regulator gives MSRDARWKALLELLVERGRLDVEEAAADLEVSAATIRRDFDQLAEQQMLVRTRGGAVVHGVSYELPLRYKTARHASEKQRIAKAVAELIAPGEAVGLTGGTTTTEAARALAVRGDLSSGSPALTIVTNALNIANELAVRPQFKIVLTGGVARPQSYELVGPLADGVLSQITLDVAVLGVVAFDVTHGAAAHDEAEAAINRLLCERAERVVVAADSSKLGQRAFARICAAGKVGTLVTDSAAAPETVRRFEEAGLRVLTV, from the coding sequence ATGTCACGGGACGCCCGGTGGAAGGCGCTGCTGGAGCTGCTCGTCGAGCGGGGCCGGCTGGACGTCGAGGAGGCGGCCGCCGATCTGGAGGTCTCGGCCGCGACGATCCGCCGTGACTTCGACCAGCTGGCCGAGCAGCAGATGCTGGTGCGCACCCGGGGCGGGGCGGTCGTGCACGGGGTGTCGTACGAGCTGCCGCTGCGGTACAAGACGGCCCGCCACGCCTCCGAGAAACAGCGCATCGCGAAGGCGGTCGCGGAGCTGATCGCGCCCGGCGAGGCCGTGGGGCTGACCGGCGGCACGACCACCACCGAGGCGGCCAGGGCCCTCGCCGTGCGCGGGGACCTCTCCAGCGGCTCCCCCGCGCTGACGATCGTCACCAACGCGCTCAACATCGCCAATGAGCTGGCCGTCCGCCCTCAGTTCAAGATCGTGCTGACCGGCGGGGTCGCGCGCCCGCAGTCGTACGAGCTGGTCGGGCCGCTCGCGGACGGCGTGCTGAGCCAGATCACCCTCGATGTGGCGGTGCTCGGGGTCGTCGCCTTCGACGTCACCCACGGAGCCGCCGCCCACGACGAGGCGGAGGCGGCGATCAACCGGCTGCTGTGCGAGCGGGCCGAGCGGGTCGTCGTGGCCGCCGACTCCAGCAAGCTGGGGCAGCGGGCGTTCGCCCGGATCTGCGCCGCCGGGAAGGTCGGCACGCTGGTCACGGACTCGGCGGCGGCCCCGGAGACGGTCCGGAGGTTCGAGGAGGCGGGGCTGCGGGTCCTCACGGTGTGA
- a CDS encoding glycoside hydrolase family 15 protein has translation MNGSARDHSGSPTDRTGYLPIAEHGLIGDLRSVALVGTDGTIDWYCCPSFDAPSVFASILDAERGGSFELAAAVPARTKQFYFPDTNVLITRFYTEDGVGEVQDFMPVDGDTVETERHRLIRRVVCVRGSIPFRTRVAPRFDYGAQPHTVRMVGDVAVFESPKLSLGLTATVPLETQGPDARADFKLSEGESAVFALDQVGGEVTPRRCARTEAEEQFNSTVAYWRHWLSASKYRGRWREMVHRSALTLKLLTYAPTGAIVAAPTTSLPEQLGGERNWDYRYVWVRDAAFCVYALLRLGFTSEAEQFMDFLIRHVAPEGHGPSGPLQIMYGIDGRTDLTERELGHLEGHQGSAPVRVGNAAADQLQLDIYGALIDSIYLYDKWAKPISSGQWDDVCTLVEWVCEHWDQPDEGIWETRGGRKNFLYSRLMCWVAIERAIRMANRRGLPADLNRWRESRDTIYRRIMDRGWSDTRQAFVQHEDGDVLDAAVLMMPLTKFIAPTDPKWLSTLDALTEELVSDSLVYRYDPAASPDGLRGDEGTFSICSFWYVEAMVHAGRIDEARLAFEKMLTYANHLGLYAEEISNTGEQQGNFPQAFTHLALISAAFNLDRALG, from the coding sequence ATGAACGGATCAGCCAGGGACCACAGCGGATCACCCACGGATCGGACGGGCTACCTGCCGATCGCCGAGCACGGTCTGATCGGGGACCTGCGCAGTGTGGCGCTGGTCGGGACCGACGGCACGATCGACTGGTACTGCTGCCCGTCCTTCGACGCGCCGAGTGTCTTCGCGTCGATCCTCGACGCGGAGCGCGGTGGCAGCTTCGAGCTGGCGGCGGCCGTGCCGGCGCGGACCAAGCAGTTCTACTTCCCCGACACCAACGTCCTGATCACCCGATTCTACACCGAGGACGGGGTGGGCGAGGTCCAGGACTTCATGCCGGTCGACGGCGACACGGTCGAGACCGAGCGGCACCGGCTGATCCGGCGGGTGGTGTGTGTCCGGGGTTCGATCCCCTTCCGCACCCGGGTGGCGCCGCGCTTCGACTACGGCGCGCAGCCGCACACCGTGCGCATGGTCGGGGACGTGGCGGTCTTCGAGTCACCGAAGCTGTCGCTCGGTCTGACGGCGACCGTGCCCCTGGAGACCCAGGGCCCGGACGCCCGCGCCGACTTCAAGCTCTCCGAGGGCGAGTCGGCGGTGTTCGCGCTGGACCAGGTGGGCGGCGAGGTGACTCCGCGCCGGTGCGCGCGCACCGAGGCCGAAGAACAGTTCAACAGCACGGTCGCCTACTGGCGGCACTGGCTGTCCGCCTCCAAGTACCGGGGCCGCTGGCGGGAGATGGTGCACCGCTCCGCCCTCACCCTCAAGCTGCTCACCTACGCGCCCACCGGCGCCATCGTGGCCGCGCCGACCACGAGCCTGCCCGAACAGCTCGGCGGCGAGCGCAACTGGGACTACCGGTACGTGTGGGTGCGCGACGCCGCCTTCTGCGTGTACGCCTTGCTGCGGCTCGGCTTCACCAGCGAGGCCGAGCAGTTCATGGACTTCCTCATCCGGCACGTCGCTCCGGAGGGCCACGGCCCCTCGGGCCCGCTCCAGATCATGTACGGCATCGACGGCCGCACCGACCTGACGGAACGTGAACTCGGCCATCTGGAGGGGCATCAGGGCTCCGCGCCGGTGCGGGTCGGCAACGCGGCGGCCGACCAGCTCCAACTGGACATCTACGGGGCCCTGATCGACTCGATCTACCTCTACGACAAGTGGGCCAAGCCGATCTCCAGCGGCCAGTGGGACGACGTGTGCACGCTGGTGGAGTGGGTGTGCGAGCACTGGGACCAGCCCGACGAGGGGATCTGGGAGACCCGCGGCGGCCGCAAGAACTTCCTGTACTCACGGCTGATGTGCTGGGTGGCGATCGAGCGGGCGATCCGCATGGCCAACCGGCGCGGACTGCCGGCCGACCTGAACCGCTGGCGGGAGAGCCGCGACACGATCTACCGGCGGATCATGGACCGCGGCTGGTCCGACACCCGGCAGGCGTTCGTCCAGCACGAGGACGGCGATGTGCTCGACGCGGCCGTGCTCATGATGCCGCTGACCAAGTTCATCGCGCCGACCGACCCGAAGTGGCTGTCCACGCTGGACGCGCTGACCGAGGAGCTGGTGTCGGACTCCCTCGTCTACCGCTACGACCCGGCGGCCAGCCCCGACGGGCTGCGCGGTGACGAGGGCACCTTCTCGATCTGCTCGTTCTGGTACGTGGAGGCCATGGTGCACGCCGGGCGGATCGACGAGGCGCGCCTGGCCTTCGAGAAGATGCTCACCTACGCCAACCACCTGGGACTGTACGCCGAGGAGATCAGCAACACCGGTGAGCAGCAGGGCAACTTCCCGCAGGCGTTCACCCATCTCGCCCTGATCAGCGCGGCGTTCAACCTGGACCGGGCCCTCGGCTGA